Proteins from one Podospora pseudocomata strain CBS 415.72m chromosome 4, whole genome shotgun sequence genomic window:
- a CDS encoding hypothetical protein (EggNog:ENOG503P9RT; COG:N): MAESTSPIPFKRLEQIASDACNSVLENVEFYEHPKTAGWNETIIQKVLKALMSEATPAGASSPQYKFAINSTIVQHVVPTSQLNKPTSTGTTDAEAAAAAKKQAGRRGMHSATGGYWNEKTDGMWSYKWDGDAKGLDVVLMLIWIAV, translated from the exons ATGGCTGAGTCCACCTCT CCAATTCCCTTCAAGCGTCTCGAGCAGATTGCTTCCGAT GCCTGCAACAGCGTTCTCGAGAACGTCGAGTTTTACGAGCACCCCAAGACCGCAGGATGGAATGAGACCATTATC CAAAAAGTCCTCAAGGCGCTAATGTCCGAGGCCACCCCCGCCGGCGCCTCATCCCCCCAGTACAAGTtcgccatcaacagcaccaTCGTCCAGCACGTCGTCCCCACTTCCCAGCTCAACAAGCCGACAAGTACAGGCACCACCGACGCcgaggctgctgccgcggcGAAGAAGCAGGCTGGCCGCCGGGGCATGCACAGCGCGACGGGCGGTTACTGGAACGAGAAGACGGATGGAATGTGGAGCTACAAGTGGGATGGCGATGCCAAGGGACtggatgtggtgttgatgcttATCTGGATTGCTGTTTAG
- the nrf1 gene encoding GTPase regulator Nrf1 (COG:O; COG:U; EggNog:ENOG503P2Q0; BUSCO:EOG09265IBC), translating to MSSQPLLQTAPSKRIALPTRVEPKVFFANERTFLSWLNFTVILGALAIGMLNFGDRPAFISAFLFTGVAMATMIYALITYHWRAKSIRMRGQAGFDDRFGPTFLAIILLLAVVVNFVLRITYSHQEGEKP from the exons ATGTCCAGCCAACCACTCCTCCAAACCGCCCCAa GCAAGCGCatcgccctccccacccgCGTCGAGCCAAAagtcttcttcgccaacgAGCGCACCTTCCTCTCATGGCTCAACTTCACTGTCATCCTCGGCGCCCTCGCCATCGGCATGCTCAACTTTGGCGACCGCCCCGCCTTTATCTCCGCCTTCTTGTTCACCGGCGTGGCGATGGCGACCATGATTTATGCCCTGATAACGTACCACTGGCGAGCAAAGTCTATACGGATGAGGGGGCAGGCCGGGTTCGACGACAGGTTTGGCCCCACGTTTTTGGCGATTattctgctgctggcggtggtggtcaacTTTGTGTTGAGGATCACGTACTCGCatcaggagggggagaagccTTGA